The following are encoded together in the Streptomyces flavofungini genome:
- a CDS encoding class I SAM-dependent DNA methyltransferase: MAEDAYLTKTRTSYDAIAEAVEKEWRGELDSWPLARAMFAAFAELVRDAGGGTVADVGCGTGEVSAILSSLGLRMRGIDLSPGMLRLARAKYPHLPFEVGSMTALDLPDGELGGVVAWYSTIHIPPADLPKVFAEFHRVLAPGGQLLLGFQVGDDIRHFDEAFGHAVDLDFQRRRPEEVTEQLREAGFAPHGYVLREPYEKERTQHAHLLASKPRE, encoded by the coding sequence ATGGCTGAAGACGCGTACCTGACCAAGACCCGGACCTCCTACGACGCCATCGCCGAGGCCGTCGAGAAGGAGTGGCGCGGCGAGTTGGACTCCTGGCCGCTGGCCCGGGCGATGTTCGCGGCGTTCGCGGAGCTGGTGCGGGACGCGGGCGGCGGCACGGTGGCCGACGTCGGCTGCGGCACCGGCGAGGTGAGCGCCATCCTCAGCTCCCTGGGCCTGCGGATGCGGGGCATCGACCTGTCGCCGGGCATGCTTCGGCTGGCCCGCGCCAAGTATCCGCACCTGCCGTTCGAGGTCGGCTCGATGACCGCGCTCGACCTGCCGGACGGAGAGCTCGGCGGGGTGGTCGCGTGGTACTCGACGATCCACATCCCGCCGGCCGACCTGCCGAAGGTCTTCGCCGAGTTCCACCGCGTCCTCGCCCCCGGCGGCCAGCTCCTGCTCGGCTTCCAGGTCGGCGACGACATCCGCCACTTCGACGAGGCCTTCGGGCACGCGGTGGACCTGGACTTCCAGCGTCGGCGGCCCGAGGAGGTCACGGAGCAGCTGCGCGAGGCCGGGTTCGCCCCGCACGGATACGTGCTCCGGGAGCCGTACGAGAAGGAGCGCACCCAGCACGCGCACCTCCTGGCGTCGAAGCCGCGCGAGTAG
- a CDS encoding alpha/beta fold hydrolase, whose product MTVTALDVKHHLLELPGSPGIRMHAVEQGSGPLVLLVHGFPETWYSWRRQLPALAAAGYRAVAIDVRGYGRSSKPRETAAYGMLAHVADNVGVVRALGEEIAVIVGHDWGSPIAANSALLRPDVFRAAALMSVPYAPRGGPRPTEAFAAIPGDEDFYVSYFQEPGRAEAEMEPDVRGWIAGFCTALSGDTMPPPDAPSLHFVPKGGRMSDRFPKGDRLPEWLSEEELDVYAAEFERGGMTGPLGRYRNMDRDWADLAAWDGAALTQPSLFVAGELDPSLQWLSAALDAYDVTLPGLAASHILKGCGHWVQQERAEEVNGILVSWLRSVV is encoded by the coding sequence ATGACCGTGACCGCACTGGACGTGAAGCACCACCTGCTGGAGCTGCCCGGGAGCCCCGGCATCCGCATGCACGCCGTGGAGCAGGGCAGCGGCCCGCTGGTCCTGCTGGTGCACGGCTTCCCCGAGACCTGGTACTCGTGGCGGCGCCAGCTCCCGGCGCTCGCGGCGGCCGGGTACCGGGCGGTGGCCATCGACGTGCGCGGGTACGGCCGCTCGTCGAAGCCGCGGGAGACGGCGGCGTACGGGATGCTCGCGCACGTCGCCGACAACGTGGGCGTCGTCCGCGCCCTCGGCGAGGAGATCGCGGTGATCGTCGGCCACGACTGGGGCTCGCCCATCGCCGCGAACTCCGCACTTCTGCGCCCGGACGTCTTCCGGGCCGCCGCCCTGATGAGCGTGCCGTACGCGCCCCGGGGCGGCCCCCGGCCCACCGAGGCGTTCGCCGCGATCCCCGGCGACGAGGACTTCTACGTCAGCTACTTCCAGGAGCCGGGACGCGCCGAGGCCGAGATGGAGCCGGACGTGCGCGGCTGGATCGCGGGCTTCTGCACCGCCCTGTCCGGCGACACGATGCCGCCGCCGGACGCGCCGAGCCTGCACTTCGTGCCGAAGGGCGGCCGGATGTCCGACCGCTTCCCGAAGGGCGACCGGCTCCCGGAGTGGCTGTCCGAGGAGGAACTGGACGTGTACGCGGCCGAGTTCGAGCGGGGAGGCATGACCGGGCCACTGGGCAGGTACCGCAACATGGACCGCGACTGGGCGGACCTGGCGGCATGGGACGGGGCCGCCCTCACGCAGCCCTCCCTGTTCGTCGCGGGCGAGCTCGACCCCTCCCTCCAGTGGCTGTCCGCCGCCCTCGACGCGTACGACGTGACGCTCCCCGGCCTGGCCGCGTCCCACATACTCAAGGGCTGCGGGCACTGGGTGCAGCAGGAGCGGGCCGAGGAGGTCAACGGGATCCTGGTGAGCTGGCTGCGGTCCGTCGTGTGA
- a CDS encoding AMP-binding protein, whose translation MDAGRQGEGAGMDTGAGAEIGFGAVAAAHPGRIALVEPDGTTLSYGELDARAGRLAHALAGLGLRPGDCVAAMLPNSRAFFELRLATGRSGLYFTPFSHHFTTAEVTHVVTDSEARVVVVDASLVEVAGPALDAAGIPAERRLVWGTRPPPPGWTDYEALLTTLPTTTPLPHPRAGGVMLYTSGTTGRPKAVRRALSDAPPGPSPYELDFMARVGVRAGAYTQLCAAPLYHAAPGLFANMAMQLGHTVVIAERPRTEEWLELIDRHRVDVLFAVPTVLHRALRLPAEVRGRYDVSSLSAVVHGAAPCPPEVKRRAIDWLGPVLYEFYAATEGGVSAADSADWLARPGTVGLPLASTEVRILDGDGRPVAAGETGGVYFRPAVPFAYHKDAQKTERSMRDGYFTAGDEGYVDEDGWLYLRDRRTDLIISGGVNVYPAEVEAVLIAHPDVADVAVVGLPDPEWGQRVAAVVQPEPGIRGDDAFADRLAAHCRGALAGFKVPRVIEFRERVPRSEAGKVLRREIRLDAAAGPTPGA comes from the coding sequence ATGGACGCAGGACGACAGGGCGAGGGGGCGGGCATGGATACAGGAGCGGGCGCGGAGATCGGCTTCGGCGCGGTCGCCGCCGCGCACCCCGGCCGGATCGCCCTGGTCGAGCCCGACGGCACCACCCTCTCGTACGGGGAGCTCGACGCCCGGGCCGGCCGGCTCGCGCACGCCCTCGCCGGGCTCGGCCTCCGGCCGGGGGACTGTGTCGCCGCGATGCTCCCCAACAGCCGCGCCTTCTTCGAACTGCGGCTCGCCACCGGCCGCTCGGGCCTGTACTTCACGCCGTTCAGCCACCACTTCACCACCGCCGAGGTGACGCATGTCGTCACCGACAGCGAGGCCCGCGTGGTGGTCGTGGACGCGTCGCTGGTGGAGGTGGCGGGGCCCGCGCTGGACGCGGCGGGGATCCCGGCGGAGCGGCGGCTCGTGTGGGGGACCCGGCCGCCACCCCCCGGCTGGACCGACTACGAAGCTCTCCTCACCACCCTCCCGACCACCACCCCGCTCCCGCACCCCCGCGCCGGCGGCGTCATGCTCTACACCTCCGGCACCACCGGCCGCCCCAAGGCCGTCCGGCGCGCGCTGTCCGACGCGCCGCCGGGGCCGAGTCCGTACGAGCTGGACTTCATGGCGCGCGTCGGCGTGCGCGCGGGGGCGTACACGCAGTTGTGTGCCGCGCCGCTGTACCACGCCGCGCCGGGCCTGTTCGCGAACATGGCGATGCAGCTCGGGCACACGGTCGTCATCGCCGAACGGCCGCGTACGGAAGAGTGGTTGGAGCTGATCGACCGGCATCGGGTCGACGTGCTGTTCGCGGTGCCGACGGTCCTGCACCGGGCGCTGCGGCTGCCCGCCGAGGTGCGCGGGCGGTACGACGTGTCGAGCCTGAGCGCCGTCGTGCACGGTGCCGCGCCCTGCCCGCCCGAGGTGAAGCGGCGCGCCATCGACTGGCTCGGTCCCGTCCTGTACGAGTTCTACGCCGCCACCGAGGGCGGGGTGTCCGCCGCGGACAGCGCGGACTGGCTGGCCAGGCCCGGCACCGTGGGGCTGCCCCTCGCGAGCACCGAGGTGCGGATCCTGGACGGGGACGGGCGTCCGGTCGCGGCCGGGGAGACCGGCGGGGTGTACTTCAGGCCCGCCGTTCCGTTCGCGTACCACAAGGACGCCCAGAAGACCGAACGGTCCATGCGGGACGGGTACTTCACGGCCGGTGACGAGGGGTACGTCGACGAGGACGGCTGGCTGTACCTGCGGGACCGGCGCACCGACCTGATCATCTCCGGGGGCGTGAACGTGTACCCGGCGGAGGTCGAGGCCGTCCTGATCGCGCACCCGGACGTCGCGGACGTGGCCGTGGTCGGGCTGCCGGACCCGGAGTGGGGGCAGCGCGTCGCCGCGGTCGTGCAGCCCGAGCCGGGCATACGGGGCGACGACGCGTTCGCCGACCGGCTCGCCGCGCACTGCCGGGGAGCGCTCGCCGGGTTCAAGGTGCCGCGCGTGATCGAGTTCCGGGAGCGGGTGCCGAGGTCGGAGGCGGGGAAGGTGCTGCGGCGCGAGATCCGCCTCGACGCGGCGGCGGGGCCGACACCCGGCGCCTGA
- a CDS encoding glycosyltransferase has product MRVVLSTYGSRGDVEPLVGLAVRLREQGAEVRVCAPPDEEFAQRLAGVGVEMVPVGRSARELTTGAPQPKSLPERAAELIASQLDAVTAAAEGCDALVATGMVPAVAGARSVAEKLGVPSVSVTFQQLTLPSPHHAPLAYPGRPFPPEVTGNRELWDLDARSINVLFGDALNTNRASIGLPPVADVRDYVIGDRPWLATDPVLDPWRPADGAGFGFDVVQTGAWTLPDERPLPAGLVEFLEAGAPPVYVGFGSMPMHGSDDVARVAIEAVRAQGRRVLVRSGWADLDLIDDQDDCFVVDEVNHQALFRRVAAVVHHGGAGTTTTASRAGAPQVVVAQATDQPYWAGRVAELGIGAAHDGPTPTVASLSAALGTALAPGTGERAAAVAAAIIDDGAAVAAKLVLGLR; this is encoded by the coding sequence ATGCGTGTGGTTCTTTCGACGTACGGATCGCGTGGGGACGTCGAGCCGCTGGTGGGGCTCGCGGTGCGGCTGCGGGAGCAGGGCGCGGAGGTGCGGGTGTGCGCGCCGCCGGACGAGGAGTTCGCGCAGCGCCTGGCCGGGGTCGGGGTGGAGATGGTGCCGGTCGGGCGGTCGGCGCGGGAGCTGACGACCGGGGCGCCGCAGCCGAAGTCCCTGCCGGAGCGCGCGGCCGAGCTGATCGCGAGCCAGCTCGACGCGGTCACGGCGGCGGCCGAGGGGTGCGACGCGCTGGTGGCGACCGGCATGGTGCCCGCCGTGGCGGGTGCGCGGTCGGTGGCGGAGAAGCTGGGCGTGCCGTCGGTGTCGGTGACGTTCCAGCAGCTCACGCTGCCGTCGCCGCACCACGCCCCGCTGGCGTACCCGGGCCGTCCGTTCCCGCCGGAGGTGACCGGCAACCGGGAGCTGTGGGACCTGGACGCGCGGAGCATCAACGTCCTGTTCGGGGACGCGCTCAACACCAACCGGGCGTCGATCGGCCTGCCCCCGGTGGCCGACGTGCGCGACTACGTCATCGGCGACCGGCCGTGGCTCGCGACGGACCCGGTCCTCGACCCCTGGCGGCCGGCCGACGGCGCGGGCTTCGGCTTCGACGTCGTGCAGACCGGCGCCTGGACCCTGCCGGACGAACGCCCGCTCCCGGCGGGCCTGGTGGAGTTCCTGGAGGCGGGCGCGCCCCCGGTGTACGTGGGTTTCGGCAGCATGCCGATGCACGGTTCGGACGACGTCGCCCGGGTGGCCATCGAGGCGGTGCGTGCACAGGGCCGCCGGGTCCTCGTCCGCAGCGGGTGGGCCGACCTGGACCTGATCGACGACCAGGACGACTGCTTCGTCGTCGACGAGGTCAATCACCAGGCGCTGTTCCGCCGGGTGGCGGCCGTCGTGCACCACGGCGGCGCGGGTACGACGACGACGGCGTCCCGGGCCGGTGCGCCGCAGGTGGTCGTGGCGCAGGCGACGGACCAGCCGTACTGGGCGGGCCGGGTCGCCGAGTTGGGCATCGGCGCGGCGCACGACGGGCCGACGCCGACCGTCGCGTCCCTGTCGGCGGCGCTCGGGACGGCGCTCGCGCCCGGGACCGGGGAGCGGGCGGCGGCCGTGGCGGCGGCGATCATCGACGACGGGGCGGCGGTGGCGGCCAAGCTGGTCCTCGGACTCAGGTGA
- a CDS encoding TetR/AcrR family transcriptional regulator produces the protein MPAASRRERHRAQTTAEIKATALKHLVEEGAEAVALRGIARDMGMAPGTFYSYFDTREALLAALAADAYRDLAAHLRAARDTHPATDPAARALAHGLAYRAWALAHPQEFRLLFSGRARAPRADTAESAEAEYELCLGIVEIATTARAAGGEDGDGDGGAVDGGGSGGGSAYAWGDFDPAFTAVARAAFPDLTPAALALSLRVWGRMHGLVTLEIDGLLRPQIADPAVLYGDELRDLVRGLGL, from the coding sequence ATGCCTGCTGCGAGCCGCCGCGAACGCCATCGCGCCCAGACCACCGCCGAGATCAAGGCGACCGCCCTGAAACACCTGGTGGAGGAGGGCGCGGAGGCCGTGGCCCTGCGGGGCATCGCCCGCGACATGGGCATGGCGCCCGGCACCTTCTACAGCTACTTCGACACCCGCGAGGCGCTCCTCGCCGCCCTCGCCGCCGACGCCTACCGCGACCTCGCCGCCCACCTCCGCGCCGCCCGCGACACCCACCCCGCGACGGACCCCGCCGCCCGCGCCCTGGCCCACGGCCTCGCCTACCGCGCGTGGGCGCTCGCGCACCCGCAGGAGTTCCGGCTCCTGTTCAGCGGGCGGGCCCGGGCGCCGCGCGCGGACACGGCCGAGAGCGCCGAGGCGGAGTACGAGCTGTGCCTCGGCATCGTGGAGATCGCGACGACGGCTCGGGCCGCCGGGGGCGAGGACGGGGACGGGGACGGTGGCGCGGTCGATGGCGGCGGCAGTGGCGGAGGCAGCGCCTACGCCTGGGGCGACTTCGACCCGGCGTTCACCGCCGTCGCCCGCGCCGCCTTCCCCGACCTCACCCCCGCCGCGCTCGCCCTGTCGCTGCGGGTGTGGGGGCGGATGCACGGGCTCGTGACGCTGGAGATCGACGGTCTCCTGCGGCCGCAGATCGCCGATCCGGCGGTGCTGTACGGCGACGAACTGCGGGATCTCGTACGAGGGTTGGGGCTCTGA